Proteins from a single region of Crassaminicella profunda:
- a CDS encoding ATP-NAD kinase family protein: MKKLGLIINPIAGMGGRVGLKGTDGVVDQAIKLGALPQAPNRTEMSLKVLSDLKEKIEIVTCSGDMGENEAKKCGFKTRVVLEIKNRNTNQQDTIIAAKKLLEEDVDLLLFAGGDGTARDIYEAVGDKMTVVGIPAGVKIHSAVYASSPQKAGDLAVLYLQDNVPKVQEVEVMDIDEEAFRNGIVKTRLYGYLKIPYEKRFLQGKKSGSVMSDQAAQRAIGFDIVDNMEKNVYYIIGPGSTTRPIMEILEIPFTLLGVDLVYNKKLVKKDLTEKELLGEIENRPVKLVVTPIGGQGYIFGRGNQQISPDVIRKVGKKNIIVVATKQKLSSLEGRPFLVDTGDERLDEELRGYIRVTSGYKELVMYKVNA; encoded by the coding sequence TTGAAAAAATTAGGACTAATTATTAATCCCATTGCTGGAATGGGAGGCAGAGTGGGACTAAAGGGCACTGATGGCGTTGTAGATCAGGCTATAAAGCTTGGGGCCCTTCCCCAAGCTCCTAATCGTACTGAGATGAGCCTTAAAGTTTTAAGTGACTTAAAAGAGAAAATAGAAATTGTTACTTGTTCAGGAGATATGGGAGAAAATGAAGCAAAAAAATGTGGTTTTAAGACGAGGGTTGTTTTAGAGATAAAAAATAGAAATACAAATCAGCAAGATACAATTATTGCTGCGAAGAAGTTATTAGAAGAAGACGTTGATTTACTTCTATTTGCAGGAGGAGATGGGACAGCTAGAGATATTTATGAGGCAGTAGGCGATAAAATGACGGTTGTTGGCATTCCAGCGGGAGTAAAAATTCATTCAGCAGTTTATGCAAGTAGTCCTCAGAAGGCTGGAGATTTAGCAGTTTTATATTTACAAGATAATGTTCCCAAAGTACAAGAAGTAGAAGTCATGGATATTGATGAAGAAGCTTTTAGAAATGGAATTGTAAAAACAAGATTATATGGATATCTAAAAATTCCTTATGAGAAAAGATTCTTGCAGGGGAAAAAGTCGGGAAGCGTCATGAGTGATCAAGCTGCACAAAGAGCCATTGGCTTTGATATTGTTGACAATATGGAAAAAAATGTATATTATATTATTGGGCCAGGTTCTACAACACGTCCTATTATGGAGATTTTAGAAATTCCCTTTACTCTTTTAGGTGTGGATTTGGTGTACAATAAAAAGCTAGTAAAAAAAGATCTTACAGAAAAAGAGTTATTAGGAGAGATAGAGAATAGACCTGTGAAACTTGTTGTAACACCTATCGGAGGACAGGGGTACATATTTGGAAGGGGAAATCAGCAAATCAGTCCAGATGTGATAAGGAAGGTAGGTAAGAAAAATATCATTGTTGTTGCTACAAAGCAAAAACTTTCTTCATTAGAAGGAAGACCCTTTCTTGTAGATACAGGGGATGAACGATTAGATGAAGAATTAAGAGGATATATAAGAGTTACTTCCGGGTATAAAGAATTAGTTATGTATAAGGTAAATGCTTAA
- the gcvPB gene encoding aminomethyl-transferring glycine dehydrogenase subunit GcvPB: MKRINRNYKVRNFHQAKWDEPIIFELSKKGERGVLVPQAEEKIVALVGDGVSKIPQGMFRKELPKLPEISQPRVLRHYMRLSQMTLGADVNVEIGQGTCTVKYSPKVNEQLGKMPEMTEVHPLQHESTVQGILEIMYKTELCMREISGMDRFTFQPGGGSQAIMTMAAVVRAYHKANGNADKKDEIITTIYSHPSDAAAPALMGYKIIYIHPDENGYPDFEAFKEAVSERTAAFIVANPEDTGVYNKRVQEFTRMVHEKGGLCCYDQANANGLLGVTRAREAGFDMCHFNLHKTFSTPHGCGGPATGAMGVTKQLEKFMPAPLIDFDGEKYFLNEDITNNPYTIGKVRAFNGVAPVVMKTYAWIMNLGAEGLYEAAKIAVLNNNYLFKKLMALDCVDAPYIKGKQRIEQVRYTLEKLTEDTGIKTEDIQRRMMDFGMHYWCSHHPYYVPEPMTLEPTETPSKEDLDEYIATLEHIFKEAYETPEKFKNAPYCSSCHRVDESGMDDPNEWAISWRSYLKKSIAE; the protein is encoded by the coding sequence ATGAAGAGAATAAATAGAAATTACAAAGTAAGAAACTTTCATCAAGCAAAATGGGATGAGCCTATTATATTTGAATTAAGTAAAAAGGGAGAACGAGGAGTTTTGGTGCCTCAAGCAGAAGAAAAAATTGTAGCTTTAGTTGGAGATGGTGTATCAAAGATTCCTCAAGGAATGTTTAGAAAGGAACTTCCTAAATTACCAGAAATATCTCAACCAAGAGTATTAAGACATTACATGCGTTTATCTCAAATGACTCTAGGTGCAGATGTGAATGTGGAAATTGGTCAAGGAACTTGTACAGTAAAGTATAGCCCAAAAGTAAATGAACAATTAGGGAAAATGCCAGAAATGACAGAAGTACATCCTCTTCAACATGAAAGTACTGTTCAGGGTATTTTAGAGATTATGTATAAAACTGAACTTTGCATGAGAGAAATTTCCGGAATGGATCGTTTTACATTCCAGCCAGGTGGTGGAAGTCAAGCTATTATGACAATGGCTGCTGTAGTAAGAGCTTATCATAAGGCAAATGGAAATGCTGATAAAAAGGATGAGATCATTACAACTATTTATTCTCATCCATCAGATGCAGCAGCTCCAGCATTAATGGGATATAAAATTATCTATATCCATCCAGATGAAAATGGATATCCCGATTTTGAAGCTTTCAAAGAAGCAGTTTCTGAAAGAACAGCAGCTTTTATTGTTGCAAATCCAGAAGATACAGGAGTATACAATAAAAGGGTACAAGAATTTACACGCATGGTACATGAAAAGGGTGGTCTTTGCTGCTATGATCAAGCCAATGCAAATGGTTTATTAGGTGTCACAAGAGCAAGAGAAGCAGGCTTTGATATGTGTCACTTCAATTTACATAAAACCTTCTCAACACCTCATGGATGCGGTGGACCTGCAACTGGAGCTATGGGTGTGACAAAACAATTAGAAAAATTTATGCCAGCACCACTTATTGATTTTGATGGAGAAAAATACTTTTTAAATGAGGATATCACAAATAATCCATATACTATAGGAAAAGTTAGAGCCTTTAATGGAGTTGCACCAGTTGTCATGAAGACTTATGCATGGATTATGAATTTAGGAGCAGAAGGTTTATATGAAGCTGCTAAAATAGCAGTATTAAATAACAACTATTTATTCAAAAAATTGATGGCATTAGATTGTGTGGATGCACCATATATTAAAGGAAAACAACGTATAGAACAAGTAAGATATACATTAGAAAAATTAACAGAAGATACAGGAATCAAAACAGAAGATATACAAAGAAGAATGATGGACTTTGGTATGCATTATTGGTGCAGTCATCATCCATACTATGTTCCAGAACCAATGACATTAGAACCTACTGAGACACCTTCAAAAGAGGATTTAGATGAATATATTGCAACCCTTGAGCACATTTTTAAGGAGGCTTATGAAACTCCTGAAAAATTCAAAAATGCTCCATATTGTAGTTCGTGCCATAGAGTAGATGAATCAGGTATGGATGATCCAAATGAGTGGGCCATTTCTTGGAGAAGTTATCTAAAAAAATCTATTGCTGAATAA
- the gcvPA gene encoding aminomethyl-transferring glycine dehydrogenase subunit GcvPA gives MSIQGFKSHPYIPNSVLEVQQEMLKEIGLNSLEELHAEVPEEIKLKENMNFPKPFKSEYALKRHVEGLLKKNKTCNDNISFLGAGCWQHYVPAICDEINSRGEFLTAYGGEPYNDFGRFQSLFEYQSLVAELVDMDVVNVPTMDGAQAAATAIRMAGRITGRNEILVPKAMDEEKHLIIKNYCEPDLTLIKVDYDMKTGQLDLEDLKKKISEKTAAVFFENPSFLGFIEEHGQEISDIAHDVGALSVVGVDPSSLGVLTPPSGYGADIISGDLQPLGMHMNYGGGQSGFMATRDEEKFVMEFPSRLFGIAPTSAEGEYGFGDVAYDRTSFGHHRHEGKEYVGTQTALWGITAGVYLATMGPAGMFELGQTIMQKSQYAIKRLNEIKGVKGSLFDAVNFKEFIVNFDGTKKTVKEINRMLRERNIFGGKDLTKDFPELGESALYCVTEVHMKEDIDKLIVAIEECVKA, from the coding sequence ATGAGTATACAAGGATTCAAATCACACCCATATATTCCAAATTCAGTTTTAGAAGTACAACAGGAGATGTTAAAGGAAATAGGACTCAATAGTCTTGAAGAACTTCATGCAGAAGTACCAGAAGAAATTAAATTGAAGGAAAATATGAATTTTCCAAAGCCTTTCAAATCTGAATATGCTTTAAAGAGACATGTAGAAGGGCTACTTAAGAAAAACAAAACTTGTAACGATAATATTAGCTTCTTAGGGGCTGGTTGTTGGCAACATTATGTACCAGCTATATGCGATGAAATTAATTCAAGAGGAGAGTTTTTAACTGCGTATGGTGGAGAGCCATATAATGACTTTGGAAGATTTCAATCATTGTTTGAATATCAAAGCTTAGTTGCAGAACTTGTAGATATGGATGTAGTAAATGTTCCAACAATGGATGGAGCACAAGCAGCAGCTACAGCTATTAGAATGGCAGGAAGAATAACAGGAAGAAATGAAATATTAGTGCCAAAAGCAATGGATGAAGAGAAACATTTGATTATAAAAAATTATTGTGAACCAGATTTAACGCTTATCAAAGTAGATTATGATATGAAAACAGGGCAATTAGATCTTGAAGATTTAAAGAAAAAGATTTCTGAAAAAACAGCAGCAGTATTTTTCGAAAATCCTTCTTTCCTAGGATTTATTGAAGAACATGGACAAGAAATTTCTGATATTGCACATGACGTTGGTGCTCTTAGTGTAGTAGGGGTAGATCCAAGTTCTTTAGGGGTATTGACACCTCCAAGTGGATATGGTGCAGATATTATTAGTGGAGATTTACAGCCATTAGGGATGCATATGAATTATGGCGGAGGACAATCAGGCTTTATGGCTACTCGTGATGAAGAAAAATTTGTCATGGAATTTCCATCTCGTCTATTTGGGATAGCACCGACTAGTGCTGAAGGGGAGTATGGTTTTGGAGATGTAGCCTATGACAGAACTTCTTTTGGTCATCACAGACATGAAGGAAAAGAATATGTAGGGACACAGACAGCTCTTTGGGGGATTACGGCAGGCGTGTATCTAGCAACTATGGGACCTGCTGGTATGTTTGAATTAGGCCAAACTATTATGCAAAAATCTCAGTATGCCATAAAGCGATTAAATGAAATAAAAGGAGTAAAAGGTTCTTTATTTGATGCTGTAAACTTTAAAGAGTTTATAGTGAATTTTGATGGAACCAAGAAAACAGTAAAAGAAATCAATAGAATGTTAAGAGAAAGAAATATATTTGGTGGAAAGGATTTGACTAAAGATTTTCCAGAGCTAGGAGAAAGTGCTTTGTATTGTGTAACAGAAGTGCATATGAAAGAGGATATTGATAAATTAATAGTAGCTATTGAAGAATGTGTGAAGGCATAA
- a CDS encoding SDR family NAD(P)-dependent oxidoreductase: MLQKKDFLSLEGKVAVISGSAGGIGLATAQILSAYGAKVAMLDVNPKGEEEAERIRKEGRVAEFLKCDVTSIENVKTVVETIKEKFGHIDILFNNAGVTVRKTVVGLEEKEWDFVLDVGLKGTYLLSKHVIPIMAAGGGGSIINTGSGWGLKGGDDAAAYCAVKGGIVNLTRAMAIDHGKENIRVNSVNPGDTDTAMLRDEGRQTGLVVDEKSQEEYLVDCGKDRPLGRLGTTEDIAKAVLFLASDLSSWITGSAVVVDGGGIA, translated from the coding sequence ATGTTACAGAAAAAAGATTTTTTATCATTAGAAGGTAAGGTAGCGGTTATTTCAGGATCAGCTGGGGGAATTGGATTGGCAACAGCACAGATTTTATCAGCGTATGGTGCAAAAGTAGCAATGCTTGATGTAAATCCAAAGGGAGAAGAAGAAGCTGAACGTATTAGAAAAGAAGGAAGAGTAGCAGAATTTTTAAAATGTGATGTTACATCTATTGAAAATGTGAAAACAGTTGTTGAAACCATTAAAGAAAAGTTTGGACATATTGATATTTTATTTAATAATGCAGGGGTTACAGTGAGAAAAACAGTTGTGGGGTTAGAAGAAAAAGAATGGGATTTTGTATTGGATGTAGGATTAAAAGGTACATATTTATTATCAAAGCATGTGATTCCAATTATGGCAGCAGGTGGCGGTGGTAGTATTATCAATACAGGTTCTGGATGGGGACTAAAAGGTGGAGATGATGCGGCAGCTTATTGTGCAGTAAAAGGTGGAATTGTTAATTTAACTCGTGCTATGGCAATTGATCATGGGAAAGAAAATATTCGTGTGAATAGTGTTAATCCTGGAGACACTGATACAGCAATGCTTAGAGATGAAGGCCGTCAAACAGGGTTAGTAGTAGATGAAAAGTCACAGGAGGAATACCTTGTTGATTGTGGTAAAGATAGACCCCTTGGAAGGCTTGGAACTACAGAAGATATTGCAAAAGCAGTGTTATTCTTAGCAAGTGATCTTTCAAGTTGGATTACAGGTAGTGCAGTTGTAGTTGATGGTGGGGGCATTGCATAA